In Bosea vestrisii, the following are encoded in one genomic region:
- a CDS encoding globin domain-containing protein, with protein MTPQDIALVRSSFAQLHRRKIETACLFYERLFTTTPSTRVLFKTDIQGQAAKLMETLTVALAMLNDPGGLNVLLARLGERHRNYGVRPEHYEAVRSALLWTLETSLGRDFTVQTRAAWTELYDQMAKTMLAAAPPSRQSA; from the coding sequence GTGACGCCGCAGGATATCGCGCTGGTCCGGTCGAGTTTCGCGCAGCTACATCGGCGCAAGATCGAGACCGCATGCCTGTTCTATGAGCGGCTGTTCACCACCACGCCGAGCACGCGGGTGCTCTTCAAGACCGATATCCAGGGCCAAGCGGCCAAGCTGATGGAAACTCTGACGGTTGCGCTCGCCATGCTCAACGACCCCGGCGGCCTCAATGTCCTGCTCGCGCGACTGGGCGAGCGCCATCGCAATTATGGCGTCCGGCCGGAGCATTACGAGGCCGTCCGCAGCGCCCTGCTCTGGACCCTGGAGACGTCGCTGGGGCGCGATTTCACAGTGCAGACAAGAGCAGCCTGGACCGAGCTTTACGATCAGATGGCGAAAACCATGCTTGCCGCCGCCCCCCCGAGCCGCCAGTCGGCATAG